The nucleotide window GCCGATCGCCGGCCGGCGCTTCGCCGAAGACATGCAAACCGTGACGAATCTGTATCTCGCCAAGGTCGCAGAGGTAGCCGTCCAGCTTCTTCAGAAACGCGCCGATTTCATCCTCATCGGGACGGATTTCATAGCCGAGATCGCGGTGGAGATGGGCGGCGACCACCGCCTCCCAAATAGCGTCAATGATGAGCGGACGTTTTTCCGGGTCGAGTTGGTCGGCGCGGGCCAACTCGGTCAAGAGCGCCTGCAACGGGGCTAACTCGCCTTCACGGTCAACTTCCGCCTGCGTCATCGGCGGCGGCAGATGGCTGACGATGCAAGCATGCCACCGCCGCTTCGCCTGCAATCCCTCGCCCGGATCGCCGACCAGAAACGGGTAAAACACCGGCGTATCCGTCAGAACAAGCTGCGGATAACAACCGCCGGACAACCCCAGCGCCTTGCCCGGCAGCCACTCCGCCGTGCCGTGCTTGCCGCAGTGGATGACGGCGTCCGCGCCAAACACGTCGCGCAGCCAGTGATAGACGGCCAAGTAGTGATGCGGCGGGACGAGTTCTCCGCTGTGGTAAAGCGCCTGCGTGTTGTCGCCATAGCCGCGCGGCGGCTGGATCATCACCAACACGTTCCCGTAGCGCCGCGCAGCAATGTAGCCCACCTCCCCCGCCGTCATGACCGTACCGGGCGGCTCACCCCACGTCGCCCGCAATTGTGCTTGGTTGTCGGGCGGCAGCGCGGCGAACCACGCGCGGTAATCATCCGCCCGGTATTGCGCAAAAGCGTGTGCAGCCTGTTCTTCGGACAACGCCGGCGCTTCGTAGCCGCCCTGCGCCAGTAACTCGCCCATCAGAGCGTCGCCAGTCGGCGGCAGGTCGCCGACCGTATAGCCCGCGTCGCGTAACGCGCGCAGGATGTTCAGCACCGACGCCGGCGTATCGAGACCGACAGCGCTCCCGACGCGCCCGTTGCGGTTGGCGAAGTTAGTCAGCACAATCGCCAATCGCTTCTCGGCGTTCGGCCGGTCGCGCAGCCTTGCCCACCGGACAGCCAGCCGCGCCACGGCGTCAGCCTGTTCGGGAAGCGCCGCCAGACGCGCGCCGGCCGCGTCCGACTCGCGCGCGCCAACGACCGTCGTGATGATGCGCCCGTCAAATTCCGCCATGACGACCTTCATCGCGGCGTCAAGCGGCGTCAGTCCCTGGGCGCTCGCGCGCCAGTCGGCGACGGTTTCGCCGCTGGTGATCGCCTGAATGACCGGGATGCCTAGCGCGTGCAGCGCCTCGGCCGCGCCGCCTGTGGCGTACGTCAGCCGCTCCGTACGTGCGAGGTCGGCGACGGCGTAGCTCAGCAGGCTGACAATGACGTGAACGCGCGGGCGGCCGTTGTCGCTGAAGTAGCGCGCGAAGATGTCCGGCAAGCCGTCGGCGCGTTCTTTCTCATCGCGCAGGCTGTAGCAAAACACCGGCAGGACGTTGCCGCCCGCCGCCTCGACGGCCGAAATGAGCGCGTCCACAACGGCTAAATCGCCGCTTTGCCAGTAAGCGCGATAAAACGCCACCCCGACGGCCGGACGGTCGGAACGCCAGTAAGCACGCTGGAAGTCGGCGACCGGCATCCGCGCCGTCGCGTCTCGGTCGGTCGCTTGCGGGTGGTACAGCCCCGTCAAGGGTGCTTCCTGCGGCGGCGCAAAGCCAAACGTTGTTCCCAACAGGCGGTCGGCCGTGTAGCACAACGCCTGCGCGTAGTTTTCGACACCGCCCGCGGTACAGTACGCCAACAATCGCTCAACCACATCCACACCGACGGTTGAGCGCGCAAGCAACGCCGCATCGGAACGGCTGTCGCCCGGAAGCGCGACAACGCGGCAGCCGGTTTCACGGTGCAATTGGTCAAGCCGGTCAAAACCTTCCGCAAAGTAGGCGACGCCGCCCAAAATCCGGGCAATGACGATCTTGGCTGTCGGCGCAATGTCGGCAAGAAACCGGTCAAGGTCGGCCGTCCGCTGGAGCGCCCGCAGTGTTTGTGTCTGTACGACCGGGAAATTTTGCGGCAACCGCTTTCGGGCTTCGGCGACCAGACGCAGTTCCGTGTCGGACGCCGAGATGAACACGATGTCCGGTTTGGCGGCGTAAAGCTTGGTTGTATGGTCGTCCCGGCAGCCTGTCGCAACAGCAGGTTCGCAGGTGAAGGCGAGTTTGTTGTTGAGTGGCGCGTCGTTGTCGGTTGATGGATGGTAAAAGCCCATGGTGTTTCCGAGTTTTCTTGGGAATCAAAGGCTTGTGTCACTCTAGAAACGTTATCAGACGAATGTCTTCCTCGTACCTTGCCCAAAGCACGTCCCAGCTTGCTTGCAGCTTACGCCCCCCCCCTCACAACAAAAAACTGCGCGCCGCACCAAGGCTTTCAACGGATGGCCGCGAACGCGAGCAAGTCTTCCTTACCATCCTTAAAAAGCGCCGACGCGCTCACGACGGCTTTCGCGGACTTTCTGAAAGCATGCGACCTGACGCCCGTGCAGTACAACGTGCTGCGCATCCTGCGCGGGGCGGGCGACGACGGCGCAACCTGTCACGACATCGCCGCTCGTCTTATCACCCGCGATCCCGACGTAACGCGCCTGCTTGACCGGCTTGAGCACAAAGGACTCGTCCGCCGCCGCCGTGACGACCATGACCGCCGGGTGGTCAAGGCGACACTCACGGCGGAAGGTCTGGCGCTCGTCAACCAACTTGACCAGCCCGTACGCGACTGGCACGCCGACCACTTTGGTCACTTCTCCCCCGCTGAGCGGCGGACGCTGCTGGCATTACTAGCACGGGTAACATCTTAACGTTATCAGACGAATGTCGCTCCAAATCGTCACCGCGCTCATTTTCCGAACCAAATGTCGTTTGAACAAATATCGTCTAAACCTAAAAGGAGGACATGAGAAACGATGCTGACCATACGCAAAAGCAATGATCGCGGCCACGCCGACTACGGCTGGCTCAACACCCATCACACCTTTTCCTTCGCCGACTACTATGACCCAAACTGGATGGGCTTTCGGACGCTGCGCGTTCTCAATGAAGACCGTGTCGCGCCCGGGGCCGGCTTCGGCATGCACGGCCACCGCGATATGGAAATTGTGACCTACGTGCTGGACGGCGCGCTCCGCCACACCGACTCCATGGGCAACACGTCCGTTCTCCGGCGCGGCGACCTACAACGTATGACCGCCGGCACGGGCGTCCGGCATAGCGAAATGAACGCCTCCGCAACCGAGCCGGTGCATTTTGTGCAAATTTGGATTCTGCCGGAACGCACCGGACTGCCGCCAAGTTACCAAGAACTGTCTCTGCAGTACGACTCGTCGCACGGCGCATTCCGTCGTGTCGTATCACCTGACGCCCGGCCGGGCGAACTCAAGATTCACCAAGACGCCCACATCTGGCTGGCGACACTCGCCGCCGGACAAAGCGCCGCGCATCAGCTTGCGCCGGGACGCAGCGCGTGGGTACAGATGCTGCGCGGCGCGGCGACGGTCAACAGCGTGACGCTCACCGCCGGGGACGGCCTCGCCGTACAGAACAAACGCCGGCTGACCTTTGACGCATCCATGGAAAGCGAAATCATGCTGCTTGACCTAGCCTGACGGCTTTTCCAAAAACGGGCGCCGCGCTGCACGGCGGAATCCTCCCCGCATGCATGGCGACGCCCGCACAGGTTACCACCGCCCCACATGATAAGGATCAACCCATGCTTTTGCGCACTTTGCTGATGTTCTTTATGACACTCGCCGTCGGCGCGGCGGCTTCCGCTCAGAATCCCCGTCCCGCCGACCCCGACTGGTATGACTATGAACAAGTCGGCCGTGAGCCGACGATTAACGGCCGCCCGGCGCGGGATAAAATCCGTGATTATGAACAACGCGCCGGGGCGATCTTTTCCGACCGGCCGGTGACGCGCCGTGGGACTCGCCCGACGGACACGCCGCGTCGCGGCCCACTTCGTCGGACGACGGCGTACCGCCCGGTCGCCGCCATGCTGGCGCCGGATATTCTGGCGCAGTCGGCCGACGGCGACCCGGACGAAGTTCGCCGGTTCTACGAAAACGCTTTGCGTGAATACCGGCGCGGGATGGTTGAGCAAGGATGGCCTGTCGAGGATGTCGCCGCCGCCATGACACTCTACCTCAACAACCACTACACCATCGTGTTTGGAACGCCGATGCCGCCGGGCGTTCCCTATGCGTTTTATGAACTCTTCTCCGATATTTTGCTCAACGACGCGGACTTCCTCGCCTCCGACGATCGAGAGCGGCAAACGTTGGCCGAGTCCCTGGCTATCTTGGCGACGGCCATCAACTCGCAGTATGAGTTCGCCGATGGGCTGGAACGCGAACGCATTCGCCGCCAAGCGCGCGCCAACTTAGAGTCATTTACGGGCCAAACGGCTGAGGAATTTCGCGAGCTGGTCGATGCCATCCGCAACCGGTTGTGAGTTTTTTTTGACACTGTGGCGGCACACCGCAGCTTAAACTTGCTTACACTACGGACTTACCTTACGGAGCCGACACGTATGACTTACAGGCTGACGACGCCGGCGCTGGCTTTGGCGCTCGGCTTGACCTTGGCGACGACGGCGATTGCGCAGAAGAAGCCAGCTAGCAAGAAAACCGCTCACGGCAAAACCACTGCGCAGACGCCGGCCACTGGGGAAACCCAGCTGTACTGGATTCGAGAACAGGGCAAGTACGGCTACATTGACCACACAGGCAAGGTCGTCATCCCACCGCAGTACGAAAACACCTTCGGCTTTAGTGAAGGGT belongs to Chloracidobacterium sp. and includes:
- the cobN gene encoding cobaltochelatase subunit CobN is translated as MGFYHPSTDNDAPLNNKLAFTCEPAVATGCRDDHTTKLYAAKPDIVFISASDTELRLVAEARKRLPQNFPVVQTQTLRALQRTADLDRFLADIAPTAKIVIARILGGVAYFAEGFDRLDQLHRETGCRVVALPGDSRSDAALLARSTVGVDVVERLLAYCTAGGVENYAQALCYTADRLLGTTFGFAPPQEAPLTGLYHPQATDRDATARMPVADFQRAYWRSDRPAVGVAFYRAYWQSGDLAVVDALISAVEAAGGNVLPVFCYSLRDEKERADGLPDIFARYFSDNGRPRVHVIVSLLSYAVADLARTERLTYATGGAAEALHALGIPVIQAITSGETVADWRASAQGLTPLDAAMKVVMAEFDGRIITTVVGARESDAAGARLAALPEQADAVARLAVRWARLRDRPNAEKRLAIVLTNFANRNGRVGSAVGLDTPASVLNILRALRDAGYTVGDLPPTGDALMGELLAQGGYEAPALSEEQAAHAFAQYRADDYRAWFAALPPDNQAQLRATWGEPPGTVMTAGEVGYIAARRYGNVLVMIQPPRGYGDNTQALYHSGELVPPHHYLAVYHWLRDVFGADAVIHCGKHGTAEWLPGKALGLSGGCYPQLVLTDTPVFYPFLVGDPGEGLQAKRRWHACIVSHLPPPMTQAEVDREGELAPLQALLTELARADQLDPEKRPLIIDAIWEAVVAAHLHRDLGYEIRPDEDEIGAFLKKLDGYLCDLGEIQIRHGLHVFGEAPAGDRLTDMLCALARQTTPPRLGLPAALARDLGLPEDIFDRPSDAPWPPEATPPWLAGFDDAPMTSVGRLRRALDAAVRRLVQELVERNFDPAAVALPSPPEAASAMRCVLTYLAEDIVPRLRQTPDEITNLLAGLDGRAVPPGPSGAPTRGTPDILPTGRNFYAVDIRAVPSPFAWQVGRRLGDALLTTYVRQQGRFPEVVGLTLWGTSNMRTQGDDVAQALWLLGVEPVWQVGNRRLAGLKLLPVETLRRPRVDVVMRVSGFFRDAFPNVLALLDEAVNLAADADEPDEWNAVRKRVRADEARRLAAGESPDEARRRARFRLFSNQPGVYGVGILSAITEGAWESREDLAAIYLRWSGYAYANGAYGAPAEDVFAAQLAACEVAVQNQDNREHDILDSDDYMQFHGGMAAAVRSLRGAAPVTLFGDSADPTRPRVRTLQDELRRVVRARVTNPKWLQAMQEHGYKGALEMAATVDYLFGYSALTGLVEDWMYERVAEAYLFDETTAAFLQRSNPWAQRDIAARLLEAVRRGLWAQPPEAMTARLEAIRAAAEENLAHRRGEGSAG
- a CDS encoding MarR family transcriptional regulator: MQYNVLRILRGAGDDGATCHDIAARLITRDPDVTRLLDRLEHKGLVRRRRDDHDRRVVKATLTAEGLALVNQLDQPVRDWHADHFGHFSPAERRTLLALLARVTS
- a CDS encoding pirin family protein yields the protein MLTIRKSNDRGHADYGWLNTHHTFSFADYYDPNWMGFRTLRVLNEDRVAPGAGFGMHGHRDMEIVTYVLDGALRHTDSMGNTSVLRRGDLQRMTAGTGVRHSEMNASATEPVHFVQIWILPERTGLPPSYQELSLQYDSSHGAFRRVVSPDARPGELKIHQDAHIWLATLAAGQSAAHQLAPGRSAWVQMLRGAATVNSVTLTAGDGLAVQNKRRLTFDASMESEIMLLDLA